The following proteins come from a genomic window of Pseudomonas sp. Z8(2022):
- the hemB gene encoding porphobilinogen synthase: MSVTPANRLFPATRLRRNRRDDFSRRLVREHRLSVDDLILPVFVLDGENRREAVPSMPGVERLSIDLLLQAAEHWVELGIPALALFPVTPLEKKSLDGAEAWNPDGIAQRAIRALRAKFPELGVISDVALDPFTTHGQDGVLDENGYVQNDITVDALVKQALSHAEAGAQVVAPSDMMDGRVQAIREALELAEHVNVRIMAYSAKYASAYYGPFRDAVGSAANLGKGNKLGYQMDPANGNEALHEVAADLAEGADMVMVKPGMPYLDILWRVKDAYKVPTFVYQVSGEYAMHMAAIQNGWLSEAVILESLTAFKRAGADGILTYFAVRAAELLKQG, translated from the coding sequence GTGAGCGTTACCCCCGCCAATCGCCTGTTTCCCGCCACCCGCCTGCGTCGCAATCGTCGTGACGACTTCTCCCGTCGCCTGGTGCGCGAGCATCGCCTGAGTGTCGATGATCTGATCCTGCCGGTGTTCGTCCTCGACGGCGAAAACCGCCGCGAAGCCGTGCCGTCGATGCCTGGCGTCGAGCGCCTGTCCATCGACCTGCTGCTGCAGGCGGCCGAACACTGGGTCGAGCTGGGCATTCCGGCGCTGGCGCTGTTTCCGGTCACGCCGCTGGAGAAGAAATCCCTCGACGGCGCCGAAGCCTGGAACCCGGACGGCATCGCCCAGCGCGCGATTCGTGCCCTGCGCGCGAAATTCCCCGAGCTCGGCGTGATCAGCGACGTCGCCCTCGACCCCTTCACCACTCACGGTCAGGACGGTGTCCTCGACGAAAACGGCTACGTGCAGAACGACATCACCGTCGATGCGCTGGTCAAGCAGGCGCTGTCGCATGCCGAAGCCGGTGCGCAGGTGGTGGCGCCGTCGGACATGATGGACGGCCGTGTGCAGGCGATCCGCGAAGCGCTGGAGCTGGCCGAGCACGTCAACGTGCGCATCATGGCCTACTCGGCCAAGTACGCCAGCGCCTACTACGGCCCGTTCCGCGATGCGGTGGGTTCGGCGGCGAACCTCGGCAAGGGCAACAAGCTCGGCTATCAGATGGATCCGGCCAACGGCAATGAGGCGCTGCATGAAGTGGCGGCCGACCTGGCCGAAGGCGCCGACATGGTCATGGTCAAGCCGGGCATGCCGTACCTGGACATCCTCTGGCGGGTCAAGGACGCCTACAAGGTGCCGACCTTCGTCTATCAGGTCAGTGGCGAGTACGCCATGCACATGGCCGCGATCCAGAACGGCTGGCTCAGCGAGGCGGTGATCCTCGAATCGCTGACCGCCTTCAAACGCGCCGGCGCCGATGGCATCCTCACCTATTTCGCCGTGCGTGCGGCAGAACTGTTAAAACAGGGGTGA
- a CDS encoding DedA family protein, translating into MLQELIRQFGYPALVLGTFLEGEVSLLLAAYMAVRNVLEIEWVALCAFLGTFASDQLWYYLGRRHGRALLARKPRWQPLGERASALIRRYPDLWVLSFRFLYGLRTVMPLTIGLSGYSWRRYLLLDAIGAGVWAGGISLLAYSLGNAMGGLLEELRNYQVILLAAVVLLLTLAWLYRWRQRRRG; encoded by the coding sequence ATGCTCCAAGAACTGATCCGCCAGTTTGGCTATCCGGCACTGGTACTGGGCACCTTCCTCGAAGGCGAAGTGTCGCTGCTGCTGGCTGCCTACATGGCCGTGCGCAACGTGCTGGAAATCGAATGGGTGGCGCTGTGTGCCTTCCTCGGCACCTTCGCCAGCGATCAGCTGTGGTATTACCTCGGCCGCCGTCACGGTCGCGCCCTGCTGGCGCGCAAGCCACGCTGGCAGCCGCTGGGCGAGCGCGCCAGCGCGCTGATCAGACGCTATCCGGATCTGTGGGTCCTGTCCTTCCGTTTTCTCTACGGCCTGCGTACGGTGATGCCGCTGACCATCGGCCTGTCCGGCTATTCCTGGCGCCGCTACCTGCTGCTGGACGCCATCGGCGCCGGCGTCTGGGCCGGCGGCATCAGTCTGCTGGCCTACAGCCTGGGCAACGCCATGGGCGGATTGCTGGAGGAGCTGCGCAACTATCAGGTCATCCTGCTGGCCGCCGTGGTGCTGCTGCTCACCCTCGCCTGGCTATACCGGTGGCGTCAGCGCCGGCGTGGCTGA
- a CDS encoding sterol desaturase family protein codes for MNYVLYAVPFFFLLIGLELLADRWRGMRTYRLADSLNSLSAGVLSQVTGILTKVVGLLTYAFAWEHLALFELPENSLWVWVFAFVFYDFCYYWNHRLSHERNVLWAAHAVHHQSEDYNLSTALRQTSTGFIFSWIFYLPMALVGVPPLVFLTVAALNLLYQFWVHTRHIPKLGWFEWVFISPSNHRVHHAQNPIYMDRNYGGVFIVWDRIFGTFQEELDEEPVIFGVTVPLASWNPLWANLQVYAGLWNDARRAGSWWDRLRIWFMPTGWRPADVAARYPQAKADLSNFRKFEVPLGRGAQVYALLQFVCYLLAGVWLMAQGDALPLGAVLLACLWLMLGLCSIGLWLENRSNARRLEYLRLASNLPAFWLAGELGMLALNTGIWTWLIAYSLVSLLGIWWVRGSATPALTPPV; via the coding sequence ATGAATTACGTTCTCTATGCAGTGCCCTTCTTCTTTCTGCTTATCGGTCTGGAACTGCTCGCTGACCGCTGGCGCGGCATGCGCACCTATCGCCTGGCCGACTCCCTCAACAGCCTCAGCGCAGGCGTACTGTCGCAGGTCACCGGGATACTCACCAAGGTGGTCGGCCTGCTCACCTACGCCTTCGCCTGGGAACACCTGGCGCTGTTCGAACTGCCCGAAAACAGCCTCTGGGTGTGGGTCTTCGCCTTCGTCTTCTACGACTTCTGCTACTACTGGAACCATCGCCTGAGCCACGAGCGCAACGTGCTCTGGGCCGCACATGCGGTGCACCACCAGAGCGAGGACTACAACCTTTCCACTGCCTTGCGTCAGACCAGTACCGGGTTCATCTTCAGCTGGATCTTCTATCTGCCCATGGCTCTGGTTGGTGTCCCGCCGCTGGTCTTCCTCACCGTAGCTGCGCTTAACCTGCTCTATCAGTTCTGGGTGCATACTCGCCACATCCCCAAGTTGGGCTGGTTCGAGTGGGTGTTCATCAGCCCGTCCAACCACCGCGTGCACCATGCGCAGAATCCTATCTACATGGATCGCAATTACGGCGGTGTGTTCATTGTCTGGGACCGAATTTTTGGCACCTTCCAGGAGGAGCTCGACGAGGAGCCGGTGATCTTCGGCGTTACCGTGCCGCTAGCCAGCTGGAACCCGCTGTGGGCCAATCTGCAGGTCTACGCCGGGCTGTGGAACGACGCCAGGCGCGCCGGTTCCTGGTGGGATCGCCTGCGCATCTGGTTCATGCCGACCGGCTGGCGCCCGGCCGACGTGGCGGCGCGCTATCCGCAGGCCAAGGCTGATCTGAGCAACTTCCGCAAGTTCGAGGTGCCGCTGGGGCGCGGAGCGCAGGTCTACGCCTTGCTGCAGTTCGTTTGCTATCTGTTGGCCGGCGTATGGCTGATGGCGCAGGGCGACGCTCTGCCGCTGGGTGCGGTATTGCTGGCCTGCCTGTGGCTCATGTTGGGCCTGTGCAGCATCGGCCTGTGGCTGGAGAACCGCAGCAACGCCCGGCGGCTGGAGTACCTGCGTCTGGCGAGCAACCTGCCGGCCTTCTGGCTGGCCGGTGAACTGGGCATGTTGGCGCTGAATACAGGGATCTGGACCTGGCTGATCGCCTACAGCCTGGTCAGTCTGCTGGGTATCTGGTGGGTTCGTGGTTCAGCCACGCCGGCGCTGACGCCACCGGTATAG
- the elbB gene encoding isoprenoid biosynthesis glyoxalase ElbB, whose product MSKKVAVILSGCGVYDGAEIHESVITLLRLDQRGAEVQCFAPNVPQLHVVDHYSGDEMDETRNVLVESARIARGKIKDVKELRAAEFDALILPGGFGVAKNLSDFATGGANCSVQSDVLDACKAFVDAGKPVGLMCIAPALAAKIFGAGVVCTIGSDHDTAAALTQMGAEHQECEVSDIIEDEQRKLVTTPAYMLAQSIAEAASGINKLVDRVLELTHQQD is encoded by the coding sequence ATGAGCAAGAAAGTGGCAGTGATTCTGTCCGGCTGTGGCGTCTACGATGGCGCCGAGATCCATGAAAGCGTGATCACCCTGTTGCGCCTCGACCAGCGTGGCGCCGAAGTCCAGTGTTTCGCCCCCAACGTGCCGCAATTGCACGTGGTCGATCACTACAGCGGCGACGAGATGGACGAGACGCGCAACGTCCTGGTGGAGTCCGCACGCATCGCCCGCGGCAAGATCAAGGACGTCAAGGAGCTGCGCGCGGCGGAGTTCGACGCGCTGATCCTGCCCGGCGGCTTCGGCGTGGCGAAGAACCTTTCCGACTTCGCCACCGGCGGCGCGAACTGCAGCGTGCAGTCGGACGTCCTGGACGCGTGCAAGGCCTTCGTCGACGCAGGCAAGCCGGTCGGCCTGATGTGCATCGCGCCGGCCCTGGCGGCGAAGATCTTCGGCGCCGGCGTGGTATGCACCATCGGCAGCGATCACGACACCGCCGCCGCCCTGACCCAGATGGGCGCCGAGCATCAGGAGTGCGAGGTCAGCGACATCATCGAGGACGAGCAGCGCAAGCTGGTGACCACGCCCGCCTACATGCTCGCCCAGTCCATCGCCGAGGCGGCATCGGGCATCAACAAACTGGTCGACCGCGTACTGGAGCTGACCCACCAGCAAGACTGA
- a CDS encoding thioesterase family protein, producing MPQAFTLDADLQQAVTTFFQRIPFNQLLGIEIDELSEEQVIMHLPMKPELIGNYLHGILHGGVISSLLDVCGGAMALIGAFANHQHLPAAERMNRLSKLGTIDLRIDYLRPGRGQRFTATAMPLRAGNKVAVIRMELHNDEGVLVAVGTGTYLCG from the coding sequence ATGCCGCAAGCCTTCACCCTGGACGCCGACCTGCAACAGGCGGTGACCACCTTCTTCCAGCGCATCCCGTTCAACCAGCTGCTCGGTATCGAAATCGATGAACTGAGCGAAGAGCAGGTGATCATGCACCTGCCGATGAAGCCCGAGCTGATCGGCAACTACCTCCACGGCATTCTGCACGGCGGCGTGATCTCATCACTGCTCGATGTCTGTGGCGGCGCCATGGCACTGATCGGTGCCTTCGCCAACCACCAGCACCTGCCGGCGGCCGAGCGCATGAACAGATTGTCCAAGCTCGGCACCATCGACCTGCGCATCGACTACCTGCGCCCCGGACGCGGCCAGCGCTTCACCGCCACGGCCATGCCGCTGCGCGCCGGCAACAAGGTGGCGGTGATCCGCATGGAGCTGCACAACGACGAAGGCGTGCTGGTGGCCGTGGGTACCGGCACCTATCTGTGCGGCTAG
- a CDS encoding YaiI/YqxD family protein, with the protein MRVWIDADACPRAARDQVVKFALKRGFEVVLVAGQAVVRPNFACVKLIVVPSGPDAADDHLVEHAVPGELVICSDVPLADRLVKKGVAALDPRGREFDERNMGERLAVRNLFTDLREQGQVGGGQAPYSEKDRQAFANALDRILTRLSR; encoded by the coding sequence ATGCGTGTATGGATCGACGCCGACGCCTGCCCTCGGGCGGCGCGGGATCAGGTGGTCAAGTTCGCCCTCAAGCGGGGCTTCGAAGTGGTGCTGGTTGCCGGGCAGGCCGTGGTCCGGCCGAACTTCGCCTGCGTGAAGCTGATCGTGGTGCCCAGCGGTCCGGATGCGGCCGACGATCACCTGGTGGAGCACGCCGTGCCCGGCGAGCTGGTGATCTGCAGTGATGTGCCGCTGGCTGACCGCCTGGTGAAGAAGGGCGTCGCTGCGCTCGACCCGCGTGGCCGAGAGTTCGATGAGCGCAACATGGGCGAGCGCCTGGCGGTGCGCAACCTGTTCACCGACTTGCGCGAGCAGGGCCAGGTTGGCGGCGGCCAGGCGCCCTACTCGGAGAAGGATCGTCAGGCCTTCGCCAATGCGCTGGATCGGATTCTCACGCGCTTGAGTCGCTAG
- a CDS encoding enhanced serine sensitivity protein SseB C-terminal domain-containing protein produces the protein MSSSIHSAHYADSPDLALAALRHPSLEQALSAACAQLAVREAFLAALRDPAIGPQPRLLLAVSGADQSGQRRLAALVAELLPDEVELDLIELADDSLSRAVRERCQPFYNA, from the coding sequence ATGTCTTCCTCGATCCATTCCGCTCATTACGCCGACAGTCCTGACCTGGCGCTGGCTGCTCTGCGTCACCCCTCTCTGGAGCAGGCGCTGTCTGCGGCCTGTGCCCAGCTCGCCGTGCGCGAGGCCTTTCTTGCTGCATTGCGCGATCCGGCCATCGGCCCGCAACCCAGGTTGCTGCTGGCAGTCTCCGGGGCCGATCAGAGCGGGCAGCGGCGCCTGGCCGCGCTGGTGGCCGAGCTGTTGCCGGATGAGGTGGAGCTGGATCTGATCGAACTGGCCGACGACAGCCTGTCGCGCGCCGTACGCGAGCGCTGCCAGCCGTTCTACAACGCCTGA
- a CDS encoding FTR1 family protein produces MTRFRLSLSWLMLPLLACLSFLAVGEPLDAAQALHLIGYIGADYPATVAAGQVIDTGEYQEQLEFLDVLQGLIVALPAQAGRADLEQDVADLRQAVLQRQPGEEVSSAARQLGARLVELYQVPLTPVLTPDPQRGEPLYAQHCSVCHGDTGLGDGPAGIGLEPPPANLRDVARLDRLSLFDLYNTLGLGIEGTDMPSFADQLDDRQRWDLAVYIAGFTAAPAQGQTRFAMSELAGRTPAEIAASGGDVAAFRALRAHPVLEQRGPQQLIGYTRDTLERSLQAYRDGDREQAYDLSVGAYLEGFELVESALDNLDAAQRKTTERALMAYRQALQDGAGIGQAAQALEQARVELDKSAALLAESVMDASLSFFASLLILLREGLEAILVLAAILAFLRNTDQQQAVRSVHIGWGMALLAGVGTWALAAYVIDVSGAQRELLEGITALFASVVLLWVGVWMHDRRHAAAWQDYIKSSLVGGGGRFGFAVLAFFSVYRELFEVILFYETLWLQAGPAGHGAVLAGAAAALVLLIGLAWVILRGSRKLPMATFFGINAVLLCVLSVVFAGHGVAALQEAGVLGTRPVAFFEFDWLGIYADAWSLSAQGLALAGIALLYGRSWLGQRRYLPRQG; encoded by the coding sequence ATGACTCGTTTCCGTCTCTCTCTTTCCTGGCTGATGCTGCCGCTGCTGGCCTGCCTCAGCTTTCTCGCCGTTGGCGAACCTCTCGACGCCGCGCAGGCGTTGCATCTGATCGGTTATATCGGCGCTGACTACCCGGCCACCGTTGCCGCTGGCCAGGTGATCGACACTGGCGAATACCAGGAACAACTGGAATTTCTCGATGTACTGCAGGGCCTCATCGTTGCCCTGCCAGCTCAGGCAGGGCGCGCCGATCTGGAGCAGGATGTGGCTGACCTGCGCCAGGCCGTTCTCCAGCGGCAGCCGGGCGAGGAAGTGTCCAGCGCCGCGCGGCAACTGGGGGCGCGTCTGGTCGAGCTCTATCAGGTGCCGCTGACACCGGTGCTGACGCCGGATCCGCAACGTGGTGAGCCGCTCTACGCCCAGCACTGTTCGGTGTGCCATGGCGACACCGGGCTGGGTGACGGACCGGCGGGGATTGGCCTGGAGCCGCCGCCGGCCAATCTGCGTGACGTCGCGCGTCTGGATCGGTTGAGCCTCTTCGATCTCTACAACACCCTGGGGTTGGGTATCGAGGGCACCGACATGCCGTCCTTTGCCGACCAGCTCGATGATCGTCAGCGTTGGGATCTGGCGGTTTACATCGCCGGCTTTACCGCAGCGCCGGCGCAGGGGCAGACGCGCTTCGCCATGAGTGAGCTGGCCGGTCGCACGCCGGCCGAGATCGCCGCCAGCGGTGGCGATGTCGCCGCATTTCGCGCCCTGCGTGCCCATCCAGTGCTGGAGCAGCGCGGCCCGCAGCAACTGATCGGCTACACCCGCGACACCCTGGAGCGCAGTCTGCAGGCCTACCGCGATGGTGATCGCGAGCAGGCCTATGACCTTTCCGTCGGTGCCTATCTGGAAGGCTTCGAGCTGGTCGAAAGTGCTCTCGACAACCTCGATGCTGCGCAGCGCAAGACCACCGAACGAGCCCTGATGGCCTATCGGCAGGCGCTGCAGGATGGTGCCGGTATCGGCCAGGCGGCTCAGGCGCTGGAGCAGGCCAGAGTCGAGCTGGACAAGTCCGCGGCACTGCTCGCCGAGAGCGTCATGGACGCCAGCCTGAGCTTCTTCGCCAGCCTGCTGATCCTGCTGCGCGAGGGGCTGGAAGCCATTCTGGTGCTGGCGGCGATTCTTGCCTTCCTGCGCAACACCGATCAGCAGCAGGCAGTGCGCAGCGTGCACATCGGTTGGGGAATGGCGCTGCTCGCCGGGGTCGGTACCTGGGCGCTGGCGGCTTACGTTATCGATGTCAGCGGCGCCCAGCGCGAACTGCTCGAAGGCATCACCGCGCTATTTGCCAGCGTGGTGCTGCTGTGGGTCGGTGTGTGGATGCATGATCGTCGCCACGCCGCAGCCTGGCAGGACTACATCAAGAGCAGCCTGGTCGGCGGTGGTGGTCGCTTCGGCTTCGCCGTACTGGCGTTCTTCTCGGTCTATCGCGAGCTGTTCGAAGTCATCCTGTTCTACGAAACCCTGTGGCTGCAGGCCGGCCCGGCCGGACACGGTGCTGTACTGGCCGGTGCTGCTGCCGCGCTGGTATTGCTGATCGGCCTGGCCTGGGTGATCCTGCGCGGCTCGCGCAAACTGCCGATGGCGACCTTCTTCGGCATCAATGCAGTGCTGCTGTGTGTGCTGTCGGTGGTTTTCGCCGGCCACGGTGTGGCTGCACTGCAGGAAGCCGGCGTGCTCGGCACGCGCCCGGTGGCGTTCTTCGAGTTCGACTGGCTGGGCATCTATGCCGATGCCTGGAGCCTGTCGGCGCAAGGCCTGGCGCTGGCGGGAATCGCTCTGCTGTATGGACGCAGCTGGTTGGGGCAGCGTCGGTATCTGCCTAGGCAGGGCTGA
- a CDS encoding LysE family transporter: protein MALETWLAFFVACWVISLSPGAGAVASMSAGMQYGFWRGYWNALGLQLGLALQIAIVAAGVGAILATSALAFSLIKWFGVGYLAFLAYKQWVAIPSDLDTGAAERPIGRPLALVLRGFLVNFSNPKAIVFMLAVLPQFIDPHAPLLAQYLMMGVTMISVDLIVMAGYTGLASRVLRLLRTPRQQRVMNRSFAALFAAAAGLLATVKRAAV from the coding sequence ATGGCTTTGGAAACCTGGCTCGCCTTCTTCGTTGCCTGCTGGGTGATCAGCCTGTCGCCGGGGGCCGGTGCCGTGGCCTCGATGTCGGCTGGCATGCAGTATGGCTTCTGGCGCGGTTACTGGAACGCACTCGGCCTGCAGCTTGGTCTGGCGCTGCAGATCGCCATCGTCGCGGCGGGTGTGGGCGCCATTCTGGCTACCTCGGCGCTGGCCTTCAGCCTGATCAAGTGGTTCGGCGTGGGCTATCTGGCATTCCTCGCCTACAAACAGTGGGTCGCCATTCCCAGCGATCTGGATACCGGTGCGGCGGAGCGACCGATCGGCCGGCCCCTGGCGCTGGTGTTGCGCGGTTTTCTGGTCAATTTCAGCAACCCCAAGGCCATCGTCTTCATGCTCGCGGTACTGCCGCAGTTCATCGATCCGCATGCACCTCTGCTGGCGCAGTATCTGATGATGGGCGTGACCATGATCAGCGTGGACCTGATCGTCATGGCCGGCTACACCGGTCTTGCCTCGCGCGTACTGCGCCTGCTGCGTACCCCGCGTCAGCAACGGGTGATGAATCGCAGTTTCGCCGCGCTGTTCGCCGCTGCTGCCGGCCTCCTGGCCACGGTCAAGCGCGCCGCCGTCTGA
- a CDS encoding mechanosensitive ion channel family protein: MEQLELLAAWRDPLIRAGQVLLIILLAWIAQRILTRAISRLGARYSLLPAEVLQPLRGLVRWLIMGSALLMVLERLGVSANVLWTALTGFTAVAAVAFFAIWSVLSNMFCALLIFTMGPFRLGDTVEVIESADKPGVKGRVISINLFYTTLQDLSEDAAGALLQVPNSLFFQKSVRRWR, from the coding sequence ATGGAACAGCTTGAGTTGCTGGCGGCCTGGCGCGATCCGCTGATTCGCGCCGGCCAGGTGCTGCTGATCATCCTGCTGGCGTGGATCGCCCAGCGCATTCTTACCCGAGCCATCAGCCGCCTCGGCGCGCGCTACAGCCTGTTGCCGGCAGAGGTGCTGCAACCGCTGCGTGGCCTGGTGCGCTGGCTGATCATGGGCAGTGCGCTGCTCATGGTGCTGGAGCGTCTGGGGGTATCGGCGAATGTCCTGTGGACGGCGCTGACCGGTTTCACCGCTGTCGCTGCGGTGGCGTTCTTCGCCATCTGGAGCGTGCTGTCGAACATGTTCTGCGCATTGCTGATCTTCACCATGGGACCGTTTCGCCTGGGCGATACCGTCGAGGTCATCGAGAGTGCCGACAAGCCCGGCGTGAAAGGCAGGGTGATATCCATCAACCTGTTCTACACCACCCTGCAGGATCTCAGTGAGGACGCCGCCGGCGCCCTGCTGCAGGTTCCCAACAGCCTGTTCTTCCAGAAGTCCGTACGCCGCTGGCGCTGA